From Medicago truncatula cultivar Jemalong A17 chromosome 7, MtrunA17r5.0-ANR, whole genome shotgun sequence, a single genomic window includes:
- the LOC25498435 gene encoding LRR receptor-like serine/threonine-protein kinase RCH1, protein MSSQPFITNHHLLLLLLFTLLLPFSFASTNEVTILLSWTHTASTKFPSSFSNWNPLDSNPCKWSFITCSSQNFVTEINIQNVQLALPFPSNISSLSSLQKLVISGANLTGTIPHEIGNCLNLITIDLSSNSLVGEIPSSIGNLKNLQNLILNSNQLTGSIPIELGDCVNLKNLDIFDNNLSGNLPIELGKLSNLEVIRAGGNKDIVGKIPEELGECKNLTVLGLADTKISGSLPNSLGKLTMLQTISIYSTSISGEIPHEIGNCSELVNLFLYENDLSGEIPFEIGKLVKLEKILLWQNSFVGSIPEEIGNCSSLEILDFSLNYFSGGIPKSLGKLSNLEELMLSNNNISGSIPASISNLTNLIQLQLDTNEISGLIPVEIGKLTKLTVFFAWQNKLEGRIPSELGDCVSLEALDLSYNSLSDSLPSGLFKLQNLTKLLLISNDISGSIPHEIGNCSSLIRLRLLDNRISGEIPREIGFLNNLNFLDLSENHLSGSVPLEIGNCKELQMLNLSNNSLSGDLHSFLSSLTMLEVLDVSMNNFSGEVPMSIGQLTSLLRVILSKNSFSGSIPSSLGKCSGIQLLDLSSNMLSGSIPRELFQIEALDIALNLSHNALSGVIPEEISALNKLSVLDLSHNNLGGDLMVFSGLENLVALNISYNKFTGYLPDSKLFHQLAATDLVGNQGLCPNGHDSCFIGNAAMTRMLNGSNSKRSEIIKVAIGLLSSLTVVMAIFGVVTVFRARKLVRDDNDSEMGGGGGDSWPWQFTPFQKVNFCVEQILKCLVESNVIGKGCSGIVYRAEMENGDVIAVKRLWPTTTAATATAARYNHSQSDKLAVNGGVRDSFSAEVKTLGSIRHKNIVRFLGCCWNRNTRLLMYDYMPNGSLGSLLHEGSGNCLEWHIRFKIILGAAQGVAYLHHDCAPPIVHRDIKANNILIGLEFEPYIADFGLAKLVDDGDFARSSSTLAGSYGYIAPEYGYMMKITEKSDVYSYGIVVLEVLTGKQPIDPTIPDGLHIVDWVRQKRGGVEVLDESLRARPESEIEEMLQTLGVALLCVTPSPDDRPTMKDVVAMMKEIKQERDECVKVFDGSSTNDQHESNRSNEEQVEGMKHSCPTSSSSNTNMKLHYSSNSSTTLK, encoded by the exons ATGTCTTCTCAACCTTTCATCACAAACCACCatcttctcctcctcctcctcttcacACTCCTCCTCCCATTTTCCTTTGCTTCCACCAATGAAGTTACTATCTTACTTTCATGGACACACACAGCTTCAACCAAATTCCCTTCATCTTTTTCCAACTGGAACCCTTTGGACTCAAATCCATGCAAATGGTCATTCATAACTTGCTCATCACAAAACTTTGTAACTGAAATCAACATCCAAAATGTCCAACTAGCCCTTCCTTTTCCTTCAAATATCTCTTCACTTTCCAGCCTTCAAAAGCTAGTCATTTCAGGTGCCAACCTCACTGGAACCATTCCACATGAAATTGGTAACTGTCTTAACCTTATTACCATTGATCTTAGCTCAAATAGTCTTGTTGGTGAAATTCCTTCATCTATAGGAAACCTCAAAAATCTCCAAAACTTGATTTTAAACTCTAACCAATTGACAGGTTCAATCCCAATTGAACTTGGTGATTGTGTTAATCTCAAAAACCTTGACATTTTTGACAATAACCTTAGTGGAAACCTTCCTATTGAACTAGGGAAACTTTCAAATCTTGAAGTTATAAGAGCTGGTGGAAACAAAGATATTGTAGGAAAGATTCCAGAAGAGTTAGGTGAATGCAAGAATTTGACTGTTTTAGGACTTGCTGACACTAAAATTTCAGGTTCATTACCTAATTCATTAGGTAAATTAACTATGCTTCAAACAATATCTATTTATAGTACTTCAATTTCTGGTGAAATTCCTCATGAAATTGGTAACTGTTCTGAGCTTGTGAACTTGTTTTTGTATGAGAATGATCTTTCTGGTGAGATTCCTTTTGAGATAGGTAAGCTTGTGAAGCTTGAAAAGATTTTGCTATGGCAAAATAGTTTTGTTGGTAGCATACCTGAGGAAATTGGAAACTGTAGTAGTTTGGAGAttcttgatttttctttgaattatttCTCTGGTGGAATACCGAAAAGTTTAGGAAAATTATCGAATCTTGAAGAGCTTATGTTGAGTAACAATAATATTTCTGGTTCGATACCGGCTTCAATTTCGAATCTTACAAATTTGATACAGTTGCAGTTAGATACAAATGAGATATCAGGTTTGATTCCAGTTGAGATTGGAAAGTTGACGAAGCTGACGGTTTTTTTCGCTTGGCAGAACAAACTTGAAGGTAGAATTCCATCAGAGTTAGGAGATTGTGTAAGCCTTGAGGCTTTGGATTTGTCTTATAATTCACTCAGTGATAGTTTACCTTCAGGTCTTTTTAAGCTTCAAAACTTAACAAAGCTTTTGTTGATTTCTAATGATATCTCTGGCTCTATTCCTCATGAGATTGGTAACTGTAGTTCTCTGATTCGACTCCGGCTTTTAGATAACAGAATCAGTGGTGAGATACCAAGAGAAATAGGGTTTCTTAACAACCTTAATTTCCTTGATCTTTCTGAAAATCATCTTAGTGGTTCGGTGCCGTTAGAGATTGGAAATTGCAAAGAACTTCAAATGCTGAATCTAAGTAACAACTCTCTTTCTGGTGATTTACATAGTTTCTTGTCTTCTCTTACAATGCTAGAGGTTTTGGATGTTTCAATGAATAATTTTTCTGGTGAGGTTCCTATGAGTATTGGTCAATTAACTTCACTTCTTAGAGTTATTTTGAGCAAGAACTCTTTCTCTGGATCGATTCCTTCATCACTTGGGAAATGCTCGGGTATTCAACTTCTTGACCTTAGCAGCAACATGTTATCGGGAAGCATACCACGGGAATTGTTTCAAATTGAAGCACTTGATATTGCTTTAAATTTGAGTCATAATGCATTATCTGGAGTAATCCCAGAAGAGATTTCGGCTCTTAACAAGTTGTCTGTTCTTGACCTTTCACATAACAATCTTGGAGGGGACTTGATGGTATTTTCAGGCCTTGAAAATCTTGTTGCTTTGAACATTTCATACAACAAATTCACTGGTTATTTACCAGATAGCAAGTTGTTTCATCAGCTAGCAGCAACAGATTTAGTTGGAAATCAAGGTTTGTGTCCTAATGGTCATGATTCATGTTTCATTGGAAATGCTGCAATGACAAGGATGTTAAATGGATCTAATTCTAAGAGGTCAGAGATAATTAAAGTGGCCATTGGATTGCTCAGTTCTTTGACTGTTGTAATGGCAATCTTTGGAGTTGTTACGGTCTTTCGAGCGAGGAAACTCGTTCGAGACGACAATGATTCTGAGATGGGAGGAGGAGGAGGCGATTCATGGCCTTGGCAGTTCACACCATTCCAAAAGGTAAACTTTTGCGTGGAGCAAATCCTAAAATGTTTGGTGGAATCCAATGTAATTGGAAAAGGGTGTTCAGGGATCGTTTATCGTGCAGAAATGGAAAACGGCGATGTCATTGCTGTCAAAAGGCTGTGGCCAACAACAACGGCAGCCACTGCCACTGCTGCAAGATATAATCATAGTCAAAGTGACAAGTTAGCAGTTAATGGAGGAGTTCGCGATTCCTTTTCAGCCGAGGTAAAAACTCTCGGTTCAATTCGCCACAAGAACATTGTTAGGTTCTTGGGATGCTGTTGGAACAGAAACACAAGGCTTCTTATGTATGATTACATGCCAAATGGGAGTCTTGGAAGTTTACTTCATGAAGGAAGCGGTAATTGCTTGGAATGGCATATTAGATTCAAGATAATACTAGGAGCAGCTCAAGGCGTGGCTTATTTACACCATGATTGTGCTCCTCCTATTGTTCACAGAGATATTAAGGCCAACAACATCCTCATAGGTCTTGAATTTGAACCATACATAGCTGATTTTGGACTTGCGAAACTTGTTGATGATGGAGATTTTGCACGATCTTCAAGTACACTAGCTGGTTCTTATGGTTACATAGCTCCTG AATATGGATACATGATGAAGATAACCGAGAAAAGCGATGTATACAGCTATGGTATTGTTGTATTAGAAGTACTAACAGGTAAACAACCAATTGATCCAACAATACCAGATGGACTTCACATTGTTGATTGGGTTAGACAAAAAAGAGGTGGAGTTGAAGTGCTCGATGAAAGCTTAAGAGCAAGGCCAGAATCTGAAATCGAAGAAATGTTGCAGACTTTAGGTGTTGCTTTGTTATGTGTAACTCCAAGTCCAGATGATAGACCGACAATGAAAGATGTGGTCGCAATGATGAAAGAGATTAAACAGGAGAGAGATGAATGTGTGAAAGTTTTCGATGGATCTTCTACAAATGATCAACATGAAAGTAATCGTTCTAACGAAGAACAAGTCGAAGGGATGAAACATTCATGTCCAACATCAAGCAGCAGCAACACAAATATGAAATTGCATTACTCTTCTAATAGTTCTACAACACTAAAGTAA
- the LOC25498433 gene encoding uncharacterized protein, translating to MFANCFVRNFSSVPICCQNQTLAPTHHQFRSPNSLLKLKKQTLLPNTQFKISRSQKPRSNFVVFAEQSNLSKVLQNAWRVGKDGIDAGTNLVPNSVPRPIARISVTFVALSALLFVFKSLLSTAFFILATIGLAYFAYLAFNKDQGPPSGNGGTTTKPMDDPLEEANRIMDKYK from the exons ATGTTTGCTAACTGTTTTGTTCGCAACTTTAGTTCTGTTCCAATCTGCTGTCAAAATCAAACTTTGGCTCCTACCCATCATCAATTTCGTTCACCCAATTCTCTGTTGAAGTTAAAGAAGCAAACTTTATTGCCAAATACCCAATTCAAGATTTCCAGAAGCCAAAAACCTCGCTCCAATTTCGTAGTTTTTGCAGAGCAATCGAATTTATCTAAAG TTCTGCAGAATGCATGGAGAGTTGGTAAGGATGGAATTGATGCAGGCACAAATCTAGTTCCT AATTCTGTACCAAGACCAATAGCAAGGATTTCAGTAACTTTTGTGGCTTTGAGTGCTTTGCTTTTTGTGTTCAAGTCTCTCCTCTCTactgctttttttattttg GCTACCATAGGACTTGCATACTTTGCATACCTAGCATTCAATAAAGATCAAGGACCACCTAGTGGGAATGGAGGAACTACAACCAAACCTATGGATGATCCTTTGGAAGAGGCTAACAGGATAATGGATAAATACAAGTAG